The following is a genomic window from Hymenobacter sp. APR13.
CGTGAAGTGGAGCGGGCTACGGTTGCTGCTGCCCGCACTCCAGGCGTTTGCCGAGCAGGGCAAGCCGCTGAGGCTGCTCACGACCACCTACATGGGCGCCACCGACCAGAAAGCGGTGGATGCGCTGGCCGCGCTGCCGGGAGCCGAGTTGCGCATCAGCTACAACACGGCCCACGAGCGGCTGCACGCCAAGGCCTACCTGTTCAGCCGCAACTCGGGGTTTGATACGGCCTACATCGGGTCGAGCAACATGAGCCGCTCGGCGCTGACCAGCGGGCTGGAGTGGAACGTGAAGGTGACGGCCCAGGACAATGCGGCCATTTTGAACAAGTTTCGGGGCACGTTTGAGACCTACTGGAACTCGCCGGAATTTGAGGACTACCGCAGCCTGCCGGAACAACGCTTGAAGCTGGCCCAGGCTTTGCGCCAGGCCGATAGTGGAGCGGCGGAGGCTGATGCGTTGCCCAACTTCCGCATCCGGCCGTTTCCCTACCAACAGGAAATCCTGGACCGGCTGGCCGTGGAAAGGAGCCTGCGGGGGCACTTCCGCAACCTGGTGGTGGCGGCCACGGGCACGGGCAAAACGGTGGTGTCGGCGTTTGACTACGCCCGGTTTGCCCGGCAGCTGACGGGGTTGCCGCGGCTGCTGTTTGTGGCCCACCGGGAAGAGATTCTGCGGCAGGCCCGGGCCACGTTCCGGCACATTCTGGGGGAGGCCAACTTCGGGGAGTTGTGGGTGGGCGCCGAGCAGCCGGTGCAGTTTGAGCACCTGTTCGTGTCGGTGCAGACCTTCGCCTCGCGGCTGGATTTCTTTCAGCAGACCATCCCGCGCGACTACTATCAGTACCTGGTGATTGACGAAGTGCACCACTTGGCGGCAGCTTCGTACCGGCCCATCCTGGCGTGGTTTGAGCCGACTATTCTGCTGGGGCTGACAGCCACGCCGGAGCGGGCTGATGGGGAGAGTATTCTGCCGGACTTCGATAACACCATTGCGGCGGAAATCCGGCTGCCCGAAGCCATTGCGCGGGGGCTGCTGGTGCCGTTTCAGTACTTCTGCATCACCGACCCCGTGGACTACCGTAACGTGCGCTGGACCAACGGGCGCTACGCCGCCGAGGACCTGACCAACGTGTACACCGGCAACGACGTGCGGGTGAGTGCCATTTTGGGCGCCCTGCAGCGCTATTTGCTGGCGCCCCAGCAGGCGCGGGCCCTGGGGTTCTGCGTGACGCGGGAGCACGCGCGGCTTATGGCGGCCAGGTTCCAGGCGGCCGGCCTGCGGGCCAGCTACCTGGCCAGCGGCGACACCACGCCGGAGCAGCGGCGGGCGGCGGTGGCGCAGCTGCGGCGCGGGGAGCTCAACTACCTGTTCGTGGTGGATATCTTTAACGAGGGCGTGGACATTCCCGAGGTGGACACGCTGCTGTTTTTGCGGCCCACGGAAAGCCTGACGGTGTTTTTGCAGCAGCTGGGCCGGGGGCTGCGCCTGCACGAGAGCAAGGAGTGCCTCACGGTGCTGGACTTCGTGGGGCAGGCCCGGCAGGAGTACAGCTACGAGCAGAAGTTCCGGGCGCTGCTGGGCCGCACCGGCGGCTCGGTGCTGAGCGAAGCGGAGGCGGGCTTCCCGCGGCTACCGGTGGGCTGCAGCATCCAGATGGAGCGCGAGGCCATGCGGTTCATTCTCGACAACATCAAAGCCGCCACCGGCGAGAACGTGCGGGTGCTGGAACGGCGCATCCGCGGCTTCGCCCTGGAAAGTGCGCTGCCGCTCACGCTGGCCAATTTTCTGACGCACACCCACTTTGCGCTGGTGGATATTTACCGCTCCCGCGGCGACCGGGGCTGGACGGCGCTGAAAGTGCGGGCGGGGGTGTTGGTGCCGCAGGCGCTGGCGGCCACGGAAAGACAGCTGGTGGGCAGCGTGTGGCGGTTGGCCCAAGTGAACGGGCCCGCTTTCCTGGCCTTTGTGCGGCGGGTATTTGCGGGAGTGGAAGAGCTGACGGAGCTGTTGGCCATGCCGCTGGGCCCGGAAATGGGGCTGATGCTGCACTACCTGCTTTACCAGAAGCCGGGGCCCAGGCTGGGCCTGGTTTCG
Proteins encoded in this region:
- a CDS encoding DUF3427 domain-containing protein: METGHYETLVTQQLRSQLAALETTTYAIAEKNLGADDAAVFITRHLTQLLGKVLGQLAKNEEVSEQLTLANEVIAYLQEKSDVLAEGSGLAPEGQLLRAVLPRLQVPLAAQNDLGKHLDSLEPALRFSQSDLFSGGNTELSMEAELKKEIATADRIDFIVSFVKWSGLRLLLPALQAFAEQGKPLRLLTTTYMGATDQKAVDALAALPGAELRISYNTAHERLHAKAYLFSRNSGFDTAYIGSSNMSRSALTSGLEWNVKVTAQDNAAILNKFRGTFETYWNSPEFEDYRSLPEQRLKLAQALRQADSGAAEADALPNFRIRPFPYQQEILDRLAVERSLRGHFRNLVVAATGTGKTVVSAFDYARFARQLTGLPRLLFVAHREEILRQARATFRHILGEANFGELWVGAEQPVQFEHLFVSVQTFASRLDFFQQTIPRDYYQYLVIDEVHHLAAASYRPILAWFEPTILLGLTATPERADGESILPDFDNTIAAEIRLPEAIARGLLVPFQYFCITDPVDYRNVRWTNGRYAAEDLTNVYTGNDVRVSAILGALQRYLLAPQQARALGFCVTREHARLMAARFQAAGLRASYLASGDTTPEQRRAAVAQLRRGELNYLFVVDIFNEGVDIPEVDTLLFLRPTESLTVFLQQLGRGLRLHESKECLTVLDFVGQARQEYSYEQKFRALLGRTGGSVLSEAEAGFPRLPVGCSIQMEREAMRFILDNIKAATGENVRVLERRIRGFALESALPLTLANFLTHTHFALVDIYRSRGDRGWTALKVRAGVLVPQALAATERQLVGSVWRLAQVNGPAFLAFVRRVFAGVEELTELLAMPLGPEMGLMLHYLLYQKPGPRLGLVSLPDSLATLRAMLTLTAEVREVVDVCEAQISSPPVALDLPYPCALQLHSRYGRDEILCAFGVWTFERNPSVREGVCYVAALNTELLFVTLEKSSRNYSPTTLYHDYAISDTLFHWESQNSTAEDTPKGISYIQHQAQGKQILLFVRERNQDAAGLTMPYVFLGPVRYLSHQGNRPMAITWELATPLPGFLWHDAGKMAVG